From the uncultured Trichococcus sp. genome, one window contains:
- a CDS encoding universal stress protein, translating into MLAEYKNILVPVDGSGQSEDSFKKAVAIAKRNNAALHLIYVKDTRNVPLSPEYESRLTEAYKDMEYEFLDEMMTFATNEGIEIKKSVTNGNPMTLIAEAFPKEYNIDLIVIGATGKGAITRAFVGSVSNYVVRHAPCDVLVVRT; encoded by the coding sequence ATGTTAGCAGAATACAAAAATATTTTGGTTCCCGTTGACGGTTCAGGTCAGTCAGAAGATTCGTTCAAAAAAGCTGTTGCCATTGCCAAACGCAATAACGCCGCGTTACATCTTATCTACGTCAAGGACACACGTAATGTTCCCCTTAGCCCTGAATATGAATCCAGATTGACGGAAGCATACAAGGATATGGAATATGAATTCTTGGATGAAATGATGACATTCGCTACAAATGAAGGGATTGAAATCAAGAAGTCTGTAACCAACGGCAACCCAATGACACTGATCGCTGAAGCATTTCCAAAAGAATACAACATTGATCTTATTGTCATCGGAGCGACCGGCAAAGGTGCGATCACCAGGGCTTTTGTTGGATCGGTCTCTAACTATGTGGTCCGTCATGCACCGTGTGATGTTTTGGTTGTCCGTACCTAA
- a CDS encoding acyl-CoA thioesterase, which translates to MKTDMTEANQEREIRYCRQTKVIQTHHVFPFDSNYHGTLFGGKLMSMIDDCAAISGERFGRTTNVTASVDTLNFIKPLPTGHSVCIDTFVSGAGKTSMEIFTKVTGENLRTGERYLAATCFLTFVALPDENGHKVCLPKIVPETIEEKFINSGYEERRQKRRADLDYQKKLHEHLTIEIPWAD; encoded by the coding sequence ATGAAGACGGATATGACGGAAGCGAACCAAGAACGGGAGATCAGATATTGCAGGCAGACGAAGGTGATACAGACGCACCATGTCTTTCCGTTCGATTCAAATTACCACGGTACTTTGTTCGGCGGGAAGCTGATGAGCATGATCGATGATTGTGCGGCAATTTCTGGGGAGCGTTTCGGACGTACGACCAATGTGACCGCATCGGTGGACACATTGAACTTCATCAAGCCGCTTCCGACCGGGCATTCGGTCTGCATCGATACGTTTGTGTCCGGAGCAGGGAAGACTTCCATGGAAATCTTCACAAAAGTGACCGGGGAGAATCTTCGGACGGGTGAACGTTACTTGGCGGCGACCTGCTTTTTGACCTTTGTGGCGCTCCCTGATGAAAATGGGCATAAAGTCTGTCTTCCGAAAATCGTACCGGAAACGATCGAGGAAAAATTCATCAACAGTGGATATGAAGAAAGACGGCAAAAGCGGAGAGCCGATCTTGACTACCAAAAAAAGCTGCATGAGCATCTCACGATAGAAATACCTTGGGCAGATTAG
- a CDS encoding NAD-dependent malic enzyme — protein MSKTNGKDLLGHPFLNKGTAFTLEERATLGLEGLLPTAVRTLEEQGEIVYAQLGQLTDAYSKQKHLMNIYAQNRVLFYHVIGKHVTELLPVIYTPTIADTVMNYSRDYQLPQDAVYLDVNRPEAIRNALLNGSKGMDEEIKMMVITDGEGVLGIGDWGIQGIAISIGKLAVYTVASGLNPQEVLPIVIDAGTNNQELLEDPFYLGNKHKRVTGEAYYPFIETFVEEASALFPGVLFHWEDFGRDNAANILEQYRDKICTFNDDIQGTGVMMSAAMDSVVRITDKPITEHKILVFGGGTAGVGVSDQILMEMLLQGADSEEARKQFYMVDRYGLVTDDMADLTLGQQKYARSAVEFPAPLTDLAEIIDAVKPTVLIGTSGQAGAFTQAVVEKMAAYNERPAIMPISNPTRLCEAKASDVIAWSEGRALVVTGSPSDPIAYNGVDYKIGQANNALLYPGLGFGIVIAKAKTVTDRMLSAAAHGITSLQNLEEAGAAILPPVSQLREASKLVAAAVIQAAIEDGVNGVEITNPMEAVEAAIWKAEY, from the coding sequence GTGTCGAAAACTAACGGAAAAGATTTATTGGGTCACCCATTTTTGAATAAAGGGACCGCATTCACTTTGGAAGAACGGGCAACATTAGGACTGGAAGGTTTATTGCCGACCGCTGTCCGTACGTTGGAAGAACAGGGGGAGATTGTCTATGCGCAACTAGGCCAATTGACCGATGCCTATTCCAAACAGAAGCATCTGATGAATATCTACGCCCAGAATCGCGTACTTTTTTACCATGTCATCGGGAAACATGTGACGGAGTTGTTGCCGGTCATCTATACGCCGACCATCGCCGACACAGTCATGAATTATTCGCGGGATTACCAGCTTCCTCAGGATGCGGTCTACTTGGATGTGAATCGTCCGGAAGCTATCCGCAACGCTTTACTGAACGGCAGCAAAGGTATGGATGAAGAAATCAAAATGATGGTCATCACTGATGGTGAAGGGGTGCTTGGCATCGGCGATTGGGGCATCCAAGGCATCGCGATTTCAATCGGAAAACTGGCCGTCTACACCGTCGCTTCGGGATTGAATCCGCAAGAGGTGTTGCCGATCGTGATCGATGCGGGCACAAACAACCAAGAACTGTTGGAAGATCCGTTCTATCTCGGCAACAAGCACAAGCGCGTGACTGGGGAGGCGTATTACCCGTTCATCGAAACGTTCGTTGAAGAGGCGTCTGCGCTGTTCCCGGGTGTCCTGTTCCACTGGGAGGATTTTGGCCGCGATAACGCCGCCAATATACTGGAGCAGTACCGCGATAAAATCTGTACGTTCAATGATGATATCCAAGGGACCGGCGTGATGATGTCGGCTGCAATGGATTCAGTGGTCCGAATCACCGATAAGCCGATCACGGAACACAAAATCCTTGTTTTCGGTGGCGGGACTGCCGGTGTCGGCGTTTCCGACCAAATCCTCATGGAGATGCTGCTGCAAGGGGCCGACAGTGAGGAAGCCCGCAAACAGTTTTACATGGTCGATCGCTATGGCCTGGTCACTGATGACATGGCGGATCTTACGCTTGGTCAGCAAAAATATGCGCGTTCTGCGGTTGAATTTCCTGCACCACTGACCGATTTGGCTGAAATCATCGATGCGGTCAAACCAACTGTATTGATCGGTACATCAGGCCAAGCCGGTGCCTTTACGCAAGCGGTCGTCGAAAAGATGGCAGCATACAATGAAAGGCCGGCCATCATGCCGATCTCGAATCCGACCAGATTATGTGAAGCGAAGGCATCGGACGTCATTGCCTGGTCCGAGGGGAGAGCGTTGGTCGTTACCGGCAGCCCATCCGATCCGATCGCATACAATGGCGTGGACTATAAAATCGGCCAAGCGAACAACGCCTTGTTGTATCCGGGCTTGGGCTTCGGAATCGTCATCGCAAAAGCGAAGACAGTGACGGACAGAATGCTGTCCGCTGCCGCGCACGGCATCACTTCCCTCCAAAACTTGGAGGAAGCGGGAGCAGCGATCTTGCCTCCGGTTTCCCAGTTGCGCGAAGCCTCGAAATTGGTTGCTGCGGCCGTCATCCAAGCGGCCATCGAAGACGGCGTAAATGGCGTTGAAATAACGAACCCGATGGAAGCTGTCGAAGCTGCCATCTGGAAAGCGGAATATTAG
- the fumC gene encoding class II fumarate hydratase yields the protein MEYRIEHDSLGEVKVAADKLWGAQTQRSLENFKIGIEKIPMEVIYALVEIKRAAAASNHEVGLLDETVAKGILLAADEVLEGKWDDQFPLSVWQTGSGTQSNMNVNEVLANRGNQLVDGGIHPNDHVNKGQSSNDTFPAAMHIAGVLYIKNKLYPAIEQLIGTLTRLEQENAAIVKLGRTHLQDATPLTLGQEISAWRVMLEETKSMIEDSLKYMRQVALGGTAVGTGLNADPVFIQKTIEKVAERTGEAFVGAENKFHALTSKDAFVHTHGAVKALAANFYKIANDVRWLASGPRSGIGEISIPMNEPGSSIMPGKVNPTQSEAVTMACIQVMGNDSAIGFAASQGSFQLNTYMPLIVNSFMQSVRLLADALISFDENCASGIKAEQDKINHNLTNSLMLVTALNPYIGYEKAAKIAQKAFVDGTSLKEAAVAMGHVTAEEFDRYVDPMKMV from the coding sequence ATGGAATATCGGATTGAACATGACTCATTAGGGGAAGTAAAAGTAGCAGCGGATAAATTATGGGGTGCACAGACGCAGCGCAGCCTGGAAAACTTCAAGATCGGAATCGAAAAGATTCCGATGGAAGTCATCTATGCATTGGTCGAAATCAAGCGGGCTGCTGCGGCATCAAACCATGAAGTCGGTTTGTTGGACGAGACCGTGGCAAAGGGCATCCTTTTGGCGGCTGATGAAGTGCTTGAAGGGAAATGGGACGATCAGTTTCCTTTGTCCGTATGGCAGACCGGAAGCGGCACGCAATCCAATATGAACGTGAACGAAGTGCTGGCGAACCGGGGCAACCAGCTTGTTGACGGCGGCATCCATCCCAACGACCATGTGAACAAGGGCCAGAGCTCCAATGATACATTCCCGGCTGCCATGCACATTGCCGGCGTACTGTACATAAAAAACAAACTGTATCCGGCGATTGAGCAGCTGATCGGCACACTGACCCGCTTGGAGCAGGAAAATGCGGCGATCGTCAAATTGGGCCGTACCCATCTGCAGGATGCGACGCCATTGACGTTAGGCCAGGAGATCAGTGCTTGGCGCGTTATGCTTGAGGAAACCAAGTCCATGATCGAGGACTCCTTGAAATACATGCGGCAAGTCGCCTTAGGCGGAACGGCTGTCGGAACGGGACTGAACGCCGATCCGGTCTTCATCCAAAAAACGATCGAGAAGGTTGCGGAACGCACGGGCGAGGCCTTCGTCGGAGCAGAGAATAAATTCCATGCGCTGACCAGCAAGGATGCTTTCGTGCACACGCACGGGGCAGTCAAAGCGTTGGCGGCCAATTTCTACAAGATCGCCAATGATGTCCGTTGGCTGGCGAGCGGTCCGAGAAGCGGCATCGGCGAAATCAGCATCCCGATGAATGAGCCGGGAAGTTCGATCATGCCCGGAAAAGTCAATCCGACGCAATCCGAAGCCGTAACGATGGCCTGCATCCAAGTGATGGGCAACGACAGCGCCATCGGGTTTGCGGCTTCGCAAGGCTCTTTCCAGCTGAACACCTATATGCCGCTCATCGTGAACAGCTTCATGCAGTCTGTCCGCCTACTTGCGGACGCGCTGATCAGCTTTGATGAAAACTGCGCGAGCGGAATCAAGGCGGAACAAGACAAAATCAACCATAACCTGACCAACTCCTTGATGCTGGTGACTGCGTTGAACCCGTACATCGGCTATGAAAAAGCAGCCAAGATCGCCCAGAAGGCTTTCGTGGACGGCACTTCCCTGAAAGAGGCGGCTGTTGCGATGGGACATGTCACGGCTGAAGAGTTCGATCGGTACGTCGATCCGATGAAGATGGTATAA
- a CDS encoding GNAT family protein — translation MDIMLELMKHSILEGERILLRPVDLADAPDMFAYASDEETTHFVFETHRDRVMTEEAIANYFMAAPAGKYAIVVKDTKKMIGTIDIRPNLTDRIAEIGYTLNKNYRGNGYMTEAGKLITAMAFEVLELEKVFAMHDILNPASGEVMKRIGMQPEGILRRHKVFKGRSCDMAYYGILKEEYFRQAREG, via the coding sequence ATGGACATTATGTTGGAATTGATGAAGCACAGCATTTTGGAAGGCGAGCGTATCCTGCTGCGTCCGGTCGATCTGGCGGATGCTCCGGATATGTTCGCGTATGCTTCCGATGAGGAAACGACTCATTTTGTCTTCGAAACGCATCGCGATCGGGTGATGACGGAAGAAGCCATTGCGAATTACTTCATGGCGGCGCCGGCGGGAAAGTATGCGATTGTAGTGAAGGACACCAAAAAAATGATCGGAACGATCGATATCCGTCCGAACCTGACCGACCGCATTGCGGAAATAGGCTATACGTTGAACAAGAATTACCGCGGCAACGGCTATATGACGGAAGCCGGCAAGCTCATCACGGCTATGGCTTTTGAAGTTTTGGAACTGGAAAAAGTCTTTGCGATGCATGATATCCTGAACCCGGCTTCGGGCGAAGTGATGAAACGCATCGGGATGCAGCCGGAAGGGATATTGCGCAGACACAAAGTCTTCAAAGGGCGCAGCTGCGACATGGCTTATTACGGGATTTTGAAGGAAGAATACTTCCGACAAGCAAGAGAAGGCTGA
- the proS gene encoding proline--tRNA ligase, with the protein MSNLQKEDFSAWYIQTIKQADLMDYSPVRGCIIFKPDSYEIWEHIQEEFNTRFKEEGIRNAYFPMLIPESFFTKEKDHIEGFSPELPWVTEAAGEKLEERLALRPTSETMIGTAFSDWINSYRDLPMEINQWANVFRWEKKTLPFLRTSEFLWQEGHTAHSDEEDARSRTMRMLQVYKEVIEGLLAVPVYEGQKTPSERFAGAVDTYSVEAMMKDGKAVQAGTSHYMGTKFAEAFDIKYLNRDNEHVYAHTTSWGVSTRLIGALIMVHGDEQGLVLPPKVAAKQVVLMPVGPWKKKPEIVERLEVLQSELKAAGIRVLLDDSDNSPGFKFNEWELKGVPMRIEFGPRDMENNQVMVKMRDLSDKVAVSLDEIMDFVPKALDEMQVRLLETARENRKANEYTNIDTLDELKAHIEAKKAAGEVPGFVLAGWDGELETEAKIKEETGFTTRNMPFNPPVEKTTCIVSGKPAKHTVWLARAY; encoded by the coding sequence ATGAGTAACTTACAAAAAGAAGATTTTTCAGCATGGTATATCCAAACCATCAAACAAGCTGATCTGATGGATTATTCACCTGTACGCGGCTGCATCATTTTTAAGCCGGACAGCTATGAAATCTGGGAACATATCCAGGAAGAATTCAACACCCGTTTCAAAGAGGAAGGCATCCGCAACGCCTACTTCCCGATGCTGATCCCGGAATCATTCTTCACGAAAGAAAAAGACCACATCGAAGGCTTCAGTCCGGAACTGCCTTGGGTAACGGAAGCTGCCGGCGAAAAATTGGAAGAACGTTTGGCATTGCGCCCAACATCGGAAACGATGATCGGTACGGCTTTCAGTGACTGGATCAACTCTTACCGCGATCTGCCGATGGAAATCAACCAATGGGCAAACGTGTTCCGTTGGGAAAAGAAAACATTGCCGTTCCTGCGTACTTCCGAGTTCCTTTGGCAAGAAGGCCACACAGCCCATTCCGATGAAGAAGATGCGCGCAGTCGCACCATGCGTATGCTGCAAGTCTACAAAGAAGTCATCGAAGGATTGTTGGCAGTCCCAGTCTACGAAGGGCAAAAAACACCTTCAGAACGTTTCGCGGGTGCGGTCGATACTTACTCCGTAGAAGCGATGATGAAAGACGGAAAAGCTGTCCAAGCCGGCACTTCCCACTATATGGGCACGAAATTCGCGGAAGCATTCGACATCAAATACTTGAACCGCGATAACGAGCACGTTTATGCGCATACTACTTCTTGGGGCGTCTCGACACGTTTGATCGGTGCGCTGATCATGGTCCACGGTGATGAACAAGGATTGGTCTTGCCGCCTAAAGTCGCAGCGAAACAAGTCGTCCTGATGCCGGTTGGCCCATGGAAGAAGAAACCTGAAATCGTGGAACGTCTGGAAGTATTGCAATCAGAATTGAAGGCGGCCGGTATCCGTGTTCTCTTGGACGACAGCGACAACTCGCCTGGATTCAAATTCAATGAGTGGGAACTGAAGGGCGTACCGATGCGCATCGAATTCGGACCGCGCGATATGGAAAACAACCAAGTCATGGTGAAAATGCGTGACCTTTCCGACAAAGTGGCTGTATCCTTGGATGAGATCATGGACTTCGTGCCGAAAGCATTGGACGAAATGCAAGTCCGTCTGTTGGAAACGGCCCGCGAAAACCGCAAAGCCAATGAATACACCAACATCGATACGTTGGACGAACTGAAAGCACATATCGAAGCGAAGAAAGCAGCAGGCGAAGTGCCTGGATTCGTATTGGCAGGATGGGACGGTGAACTTGAAACGGAAGCGAAGATCAAGGAAGAGACTGGCTTCACGACCCGCAACATGCCTTTCAACCCGCCAGTCGAAAAAACAACCTGCATCGTATCCGGCAAACCAGCCAAACACACAGTCTGGTTAGCAAGAGCCTATTAA
- a CDS encoding DUF896 domain-containing protein has product MEKLLNRINELARKAKTSDGLTETEKIEQQQLRQTYIKSFRSSFDEILLNSKVYDPEGNDITPKKLVEAQKDKRRTDVKNILGDKNIVHLHPEDADKK; this is encoded by the coding sequence ATGGAAAAACTGTTAAACAGAATCAATGAATTGGCCCGCAAAGCCAAAACGTCGGATGGTCTGACCGAAACCGAAAAAATCGAGCAGCAGCAACTGCGTCAAACCTACATCAAATCGTTCCGCAGTTCTTTTGATGAAATCCTTTTGAATTCAAAAGTTTATGATCCCGAGGGTAATGACATTACGCCTAAGAAACTGGTCGAAGCTCAAAAAGACAAACGCCGTACTGATGTGAAAAACATTTTGGGCGATAAGAACATCGTGCACCTGCACCCAGAGGATGCCGACAAAAAGTAA
- a CDS encoding alpha/beta hydrolase, with protein MNHQHTFNQGNPERPLLLLLHGTGGTEHDLFFLGEAIDPEASLLGVRGNVTESGMNRYFRRLAEGVFDENDLDYRTNELLAFLDDASKEYGFDRNNIVAIGYSNGANIAGSMIYSFKDAVKGAILHHPMVPFRSRQLPDLHSLPVFIGAGTNDPLCPPEESTELLATLEGAGSEVSIYWGNAGHSLTNEEVVAAKAWYNKHF; from the coding sequence ATGAATCATCAACATACTTTCAACCAAGGGAATCCGGAAAGGCCTTTGCTGCTGTTATTGCATGGCACAGGCGGAACCGAACACGACCTGTTTTTCCTCGGAGAGGCGATCGATCCGGAAGCTTCTCTGCTGGGTGTGCGCGGAAACGTGACCGAATCCGGCATGAACCGTTATTTCCGCCGTTTGGCAGAAGGCGTATTCGACGAAAATGACTTGGATTACCGCACGAATGAATTGCTTGCGTTCCTGGATGACGCATCAAAGGAATACGGCTTTGACCGGAATAACATCGTAGCGATCGGATACTCAAATGGTGCAAATATAGCCGGGAGTATGATATACTCTTTCAAAGATGCGGTCAAAGGAGCCATCCTTCATCATCCGATGGTCCCGTTCCGCAGTCGTCAATTGCCTGATCTGCATTCCCTTCCTGTCTTTATCGGTGCGGGCACAAATGATCCGCTTTGCCCACCGGAAGAAAGCACGGAATTGTTGGCGACACTAGAAGGAGCCGGCAGTGAGGTATCCATTTATTGGGGAAATGCTGGACACTCACTGACGAATGAAGAGGTTGTTGCAGCGAAAGCTTGGTACAACAAACACTTCTGA
- a CDS encoding ring-cleaving dioxygenase, with product MKKTAGIHHITAIVGHPQENVDFYAGVLGMRMIKQTVNFDDPETYHLYFGNADGEPGTVITFFPWAKSRQGSIGDGQVGITVYAVPAGSLSFWEKRLSDYNVPFDKSTRFGETYLDFDDPHGLHLELVEREDGKNNPYSFNGVPSEHAIKGFAGAVLLTGAPEETAAVVEKVMGLERIAQEDDLMRFRSEAALGNTVDIKMTSVGAGVMGVGTVHHIAWRAKDEADHLDWLKHVTALGQHATPVRDRNYFKALYFREKGGILFEIASDSPGFAIDEPRETMGQKLMLPPQYESRREALMARLIPFEVRKV from the coding sequence ATGAAGAAAACCGCAGGAATCCATCATATCACAGCCATCGTGGGTCATCCGCAGGAAAACGTCGACTTTTATGCCGGCGTGCTCGGGATGCGTATGATCAAACAGACCGTCAACTTCGACGATCCGGAAACCTATCATCTTTACTTCGGCAATGCGGACGGCGAACCAGGGACCGTGATCACATTCTTCCCGTGGGCCAAATCCCGCCAGGGCAGCATCGGCGATGGCCAGGTCGGCATCACCGTTTATGCAGTTCCCGCTGGCTCCCTGTCATTCTGGGAAAAACGCCTGTCCGATTACAACGTTCCGTTCGATAAATCGACCCGTTTCGGGGAAACGTATCTGGACTTTGATGATCCGCATGGCTTGCATCTGGAATTGGTGGAACGGGAAGACGGAAAAAATAACCCTTACTCCTTCAACGGCGTCCCCTCAGAACACGCCATCAAAGGTTTTGCGGGAGCTGTCCTGTTGACGGGAGCGCCCGAGGAAACTGCAGCTGTCGTCGAAAAAGTGATGGGCTTGGAACGCATCGCTCAGGAAGATGATCTGATGCGTTTCCGTTCCGAAGCTGCTCTCGGCAATACCGTCGACATCAAAATGACCTCCGTCGGTGCTGGTGTCATGGGCGTCGGAACCGTCCATCATATCGCATGGCGGGCAAAAGATGAAGCGGATCATCTGGATTGGCTGAAGCATGTCACCGCCCTAGGACAGCATGCCACTCCTGTCCGGGACCGCAATTATTTCAAAGCCCTTTACTTCAGGGAAAAAGGCGGCATCCTTTTCGAAATCGCCTCGGATTCGCCTGGATTCGCCATAGATGAGCCCCGCGAAACGATGGGCCAGAAATTGATGCTGCCGCCGCAGTACGAAAGCAGACGTGAGGCCTTGATGGCAAGACTCATCCCATTCGAAGTCCGCAAAGTATAA
- the galT gene encoding UDP-glucose--hexose-1-phosphate uridylyltransferase, translated as MQDSSIDQVIRDFVSKGIAAHRIHSLDERYAINHLLGLLGIDVYDVQKIPSIPLPNLLDSLDRMIGYAIENRLIADVPEEIEIMEAQIMELITPLPSEVNKRFWMHYEEAPMRATDEFYRLSQDNDYIKTRKIAKNKHFSIDSKYGKLEITINLSKPEKTRQQMEAARQSEGGNYPVCALCMENEGYKGRAGAAARSNHRIVRLPLFGENWGFQYSPYSYYNEHCIILSEEHMPMNVSEDTIANLLEIVTVFPHYFIGSNAGLPIVGGSILSHEHYQGGRHHFPMEAARVLRNLALDGFPEVEAEVLFWPLSVIRLRSEDRDAVAAAACTIMEEWQSYSDPQADILAETAGMRHNAVTLIARRVGEAYELDVVLRNNRTTVEFPDGIFHPHPDVQHIKKENIGLIEVLGLAILPPRLDTELNEIADYLLGKTTDVASCHRDWAEELKQQGPFETESVMEMIHEAVGGKFLRVIEDAGVYKQTPEGQAGFDRFLHTLEKRK; from the coding sequence TTGCAGGATAGCAGCATCGATCAAGTCATACGGGATTTTGTCAGTAAAGGCATTGCGGCCCATCGCATCCATAGCCTGGATGAGCGATACGCCATCAACCATCTATTGGGGTTGTTAGGGATAGACGTTTATGATGTTCAAAAAATACCTTCCATTCCTTTGCCAAATTTGCTTGACTCACTGGATCGGATGATCGGCTACGCGATTGAAAATCGTCTGATTGCTGATGTTCCCGAAGAAATCGAAATCATGGAAGCGCAAATCATGGAACTGATCACGCCGTTGCCTTCGGAAGTGAATAAGCGTTTCTGGATGCATTATGAAGAAGCGCCGATGCGGGCAACCGATGAGTTCTATCGTTTGAGCCAGGATAATGACTACATCAAGACTAGGAAAATCGCAAAAAATAAACATTTTTCGATCGATTCCAAGTACGGCAAGCTGGAGATTACGATAAACCTTTCCAAACCCGAGAAAACGCGCCAACAGATGGAGGCTGCGCGTCAATCGGAAGGCGGCAACTATCCTGTTTGTGCGCTTTGTATGGAAAACGAAGGGTATAAAGGGAGAGCCGGTGCGGCAGCGAGAAGCAACCATCGGATTGTGCGGCTGCCTTTGTTCGGGGAAAACTGGGGCTTTCAGTATTCGCCTTATTCCTATTATAACGAGCACTGCATCATCCTTTCCGAAGAACATATGCCCATGAATGTCTCGGAAGATACGATTGCGAACCTGTTGGAGATCGTGACGGTCTTCCCGCACTATTTCATCGGTTCCAACGCGGGATTGCCGATAGTCGGAGGCTCCATCCTCAGCCATGAACATTACCAAGGCGGGCGCCACCATTTTCCCATGGAAGCTGCCAGAGTTCTCCGGAACCTGGCGCTGGACGGTTTCCCGGAAGTCGAAGCCGAAGTGCTCTTTTGGCCGCTTTCGGTCATTCGTCTCCGTTCAGAGGATAGGGATGCGGTCGCTGCCGCCGCGTGCACCATTATGGAAGAATGGCAGAGCTACAGCGATCCCCAAGCGGATATCTTGGCGGAAACGGCTGGCATGCGCCATAATGCGGTGACGCTCATTGCGCGCCGTGTCGGAGAAGCCTACGAGTTGGATGTGGTATTGCGGAATAACCGGACAACCGTGGAATTCCCTGATGGCATCTTCCATCCGCATCCGGATGTCCAGCACATCAAAAAAGAAAACATCGGCTTGATCGAAGTGCTTGGCCTGGCGATCCTGCCGCCGCGATTGGATACGGAGCTCAATGAAATTGCCGACTATCTGCTGGGAAAAACCACTGATGTCGCCTCCTGTCATCGGGACTGGGCCGAAGAACTGAAGCAGCAAGGGCCTTTCGAAACAGAGTCCGTCATGGAAATGATCCATGAGGCAGTAGGCGGAAAATTCCTGCGCGTGATCGAGGATGCGGGCGTGTACAAGCAGACACCGGAAGGGCAAGCGGGCTTTGATCGCTTTTTGCACACACTTGAAAAGCGGAAATGA
- a CDS encoding LacI family DNA-binding transcriptional regulator codes for MATMKDIAERAGVSTATVSRVLNHDETLSVGKETKDRIFAAAKELNYTKTKKKKSREKILLLQWYTQEEELDDLYYQGIRLGAEERAEAEGYDVLRVFHDVNFEIEKDVIGIVAIGKFGERQVQRLMDFGKPLCFIDSDQFKWKQDCVIVDFASAMEQVIAEMDRGEHTKIGFLEGKELTNDKEMLVRDLRSELFLAELRKRGWYRDKYHRSGSFSTSSGYEMMNQLLRDNPEQLPTFLFAENDAIAIGALRALQEADIAVPDQISVVGFNDSNVAKYVYPPLSTIRVDTREMGNTGVSLLLDRIAYPRKIAKKISLSTEWVKRASTK; via the coding sequence ATGGCGACCATGAAGGACATCGCCGAAAGGGCAGGGGTCTCGACTGCGACAGTTTCGCGCGTGCTGAACCACGATGAGACGCTTTCTGTCGGGAAGGAAACGAAGGATCGGATTTTCGCAGCCGCAAAAGAGCTGAATTACACCAAAACGAAAAAAAAGAAAAGCAGGGAAAAAATCCTGCTGCTGCAATGGTACACCCAGGAGGAAGAGTTGGATGACCTCTATTATCAAGGCATCCGTTTAGGGGCCGAGGAACGCGCCGAAGCCGAAGGGTACGATGTCTTGCGCGTTTTCCATGATGTGAACTTTGAAATCGAAAAGGACGTCATCGGCATCGTGGCAATCGGCAAGTTTGGGGAGCGTCAAGTCCAACGGCTGATGGATTTCGGGAAACCATTGTGCTTCATCGACTCGGATCAGTTCAAATGGAAACAGGATTGCGTCATTGTCGATTTTGCATCGGCAATGGAACAAGTCATTGCCGAAATGGACAGAGGTGAACATACCAAAATCGGCTTTTTGGAAGGCAAGGAGCTGACGAACGACAAAGAGATGCTGGTCCGCGATCTGCGGTCGGAACTGTTTCTGGCCGAACTGCGCAAGCGGGGGTGGTACCGGGACAAGTATCACCGCAGTGGGAGTTTCAGCACTTCTTCGGGATACGAGATGATGAATCAGTTGCTCAGAGATAATCCGGAACAATTGCCGACATTCCTGTTTGCCGAAAACGATGCGATCGCCATAGGGGCTTTGCGGGCGCTGCAGGAAGCGGATATTGCGGTACCGGATCAAATATCGGTAGTCGGATTCAACGACAGCAATGTCGCCAAATACGTCTATCCCCCGTTATCGACCATCCGTGTCGACACGCGCGAGATGGGCAACACAGGCGTATCCTTGTTGCTGGACCGCATCGCCTATCCGCGGAAAATAGCCAAGAAAATCAGCTTATCCACTGAATGGGTCAAGCGCGCATCGACAAAGTGA
- a CDS encoding CsbD family protein, with the protein MDSGMGDKLKGMKDKVVGKIKEEYGDLVDDPEKELEGKLQQARGEAVEKAGEIKEDISDKVDELADKANDKIDEWKK; encoded by the coding sequence ATGGATTCAGGTATGGGCGATAAATTAAAAGGCATGAAGGACAAAGTTGTCGGCAAAATCAAAGAGGAATACGGCGACCTAGTGGACGACCCCGAAAAAGAACTCGAAGGAAAACTCCAACAGGCACGCGGTGAAGCAGTCGAAAAAGCGGGCGAAATCAAAGAAGACATCAGCGACAAAGTTGATGAGTTAGCAGACAAAGCAAATGATAAAATCGATGAGTGGAAAAAATAA